From one Parambassis ranga chromosome 5, fParRan2.1, whole genome shotgun sequence genomic stretch:
- the LOC114436280 gene encoding leucine-rich repeat-containing protein 72 isoform X3 — MDACITSGQPSNTPSSYQWLSFAYQGLTEIPYESILTQTETLEVLDLSYNLLDENPALLGRLERLSTLILDCNNYTSHVKFPYMPSITTLCINKNKVTNLPVFVEEIRRKFPSIKILSMMNNKAAPSYFNGGSLTQYIDYRLYVISQIPGLKILDDTEVLDKERVQAQRTYWLQQSTHNSRKRREDSSRRYTHMQKKAVIRQQGHMKAV; from the exons ATGGATGCATGCATAACTTCCGGCCAACCCAGCAACACCCCCAGCAGCTATCAGTGGCTTTCCTTTGCTTACCAGGGCCTTACAGAAATCCCCTATGAAAGCATCCTAACGCAGACAGAGACACTGGAGGTGTTGGACCTCAGCTACAACCTGCTGGATGA GAACCCGGCTCTGCTGGGGCGGCTGGAAAGGCTCAGCACTCTCATCCTGGACTGCAACAACTACACGTCTCACGTCAAGTTTCCCTACATGCCGAGCATCACCACACTGTGCATCAACAAGAACAAGGTCACCAACCTACCCGTGTTTGTGGAGGAGATCAGGCGGAAGTTCCCCAGCATCAA GATCCTCAGCATGATGAACAACAAGGCAGCCCCGAGCTACTTCAATGGAGGGAGTCTGACGCAGTATATAGACTACAG GCTCTATGTGATCAGTCAGATCCCAGGCCTGAAGATCCTGGATGACACCGAGGTCCTTGATAAGGAGAGGGTCCAAGCTCAAAGGACATACTGGCTGCAACAGAGCACCCAcaacagcaggaagaggagggaggactCCTCCAggagatacacacacatgcagaaaaagGCTGTTATAAGACAACAGGGACACATGAAGGCTGTGTAA
- the LOC114436280 gene encoding leucine-rich repeat-containing protein 72 isoform X2 has protein sequence MDACITSGQPSNTPSSYQWLSFAYQGLTEIPYESILTQTETLEVLDLSYNLLDDPYWNPALLGRLERLSTLILDCNNYTSHVKFPYMPSITTLCINKNKVTNLPVFVEEIRRKFPSIKILSMMNNKAAPSYFNGGSLTQYIDYRLYVISQIPGLKILDDTEVLDKERVQAQRTYWLQQSTHNSRKRREDSSRRYTHMQKKAVIRQQGHMKAV, from the exons ATGGATGCATGCATAACTTCCGGCCAACCCAGCAACACCCCCAGCAGCTATCAGTGGCTTTCCTTTGCTTACCAGGGCCTTACAGAAATCCCCTATGAAAGCATCCTAACGCAGACAGAGACACTGGAGGTGTTGGACCTCAGCTACAACCTGCTGGATGA TCCTTATTGGAACCCGGCTCTGCTGGGGCGGCTGGAAAGGCTCAGCACTCTCATCCTGGACTGCAACAACTACACGTCTCACGTCAAGTTTCCCTACATGCCGAGCATCACCACACTGTGCATCAACAAGAACAAGGTCACCAACCTACCCGTGTTTGTGGAGGAGATCAGGCGGAAGTTCCCCAGCATCAA GATCCTCAGCATGATGAACAACAAGGCAGCCCCGAGCTACTTCAATGGAGGGAGTCTGACGCAGTATATAGACTACAG GCTCTATGTGATCAGTCAGATCCCAGGCCTGAAGATCCTGGATGACACCGAGGTCCTTGATAAGGAGAGGGTCCAAGCTCAAAGGACATACTGGCTGCAACAGAGCACCCAcaacagcaggaagaggagggaggactCCTCCAggagatacacacacatgcagaaaaagGCTGTTATAAGACAACAGGGACACATGAAGGCTGTGTAA
- the LOC114436280 gene encoding uncharacterized protein LOC114436280 isoform X1, producing MKKCSSKLSAWIKSRHIFQINPGVGLGGARTHTATQAPVVPFSMLSGSHRCVFILLAAQNPSSVSSPSFSPYWNPALLGRLERLSTLILDCNNYTSHVKFPYMPSITTLCINKNKVTNLPVFVEEIRRKFPSIKILSMMNNKAAPSYFNGGSLTQYIDYRLYVISQIPGLKILDDTEVLDKERVQAQRTYWLQQSTHNSRKRREDSSRRYTHMQKKAVIRQQGHMKAV from the exons atgaaaaagtgCAGCTCTAAATTAAGTGCATGGATAAAATCCCGGCACATTTTCCAGATTAACCCAGGCGTTGGCCTGGGTGGtgcccgcacacacacagccacacaagcTCCAGTAGTACCTTTTTCTATGCTATCAGGGTCACATCGGTGTGTATTCATTCTGTTAGCTGCACAGAACCCGAGCAGTGTGAGTTCTCCTTCATTCAGTCCTTATTGGAACCCGGCTCTGCTGGGGCGGCTGGAAAGGCTCAGCACTCTCATCCTGGACTGCAACAACTACACGTCTCACGTCAAGTTTCCCTACATGCCGAGCATCACCACACTGTGCATCAACAAGAACAAGGTCACCAACCTACCCGTGTTTGTGGAGGAGATCAGGCGGAAGTTCCCCAGCATCAA GATCCTCAGCATGATGAACAACAAGGCAGCCCCGAGCTACTTCAATGGAGGGAGTCTGACGCAGTATATAGACTACAG GCTCTATGTGATCAGTCAGATCCCAGGCCTGAAGATCCTGGATGACACCGAGGTCCTTGATAAGGAGAGGGTCCAAGCTCAAAGGACATACTGGCTGCAACAGAGCACCCAcaacagcaggaagaggagggaggactCCTCCAggagatacacacacatgcagaaaaagGCTGTTATAAGACAACAGGGACACATGAAGGCTGTGTAA